A section of the Chryseobacterium scophthalmum genome encodes:
- a CDS encoding alpha/beta fold hydrolase gives MEILHSKIFGENLSSTPLLVFHGLFGMLDNWGSFGKELGDFLPVHLIDLRNHGRSFHSEEMSHDDLADDIANYMNHYGIEKAHVLGHSLGGKAVMQFAINYPEKVEKLIVVDISPKAYPPHHQGIIKALEMVDFNTVASRGDVEAVLTQYIPEKSTIQFLAKNLYWEESGDSKKLNWRFNLKTLAEKYNQFVSNAIKYGVFRGETLFIAGEKSNYILPQDEFSIKQQFPKAQFVKIKNAAHWVQADNPVDFATVVKDFLNLNN, from the coding sequence ATGGAAATTTTACATTCAAAAATATTTGGCGAAAATCTATCGTCAACACCGCTTTTAGTATTTCACGGTTTGTTTGGAATGCTTGATAATTGGGGAAGTTTTGGGAAAGAATTGGGCGATTTTTTGCCAGTTCATTTAATTGATTTAAGAAATCATGGCAGAAGCTTTCATTCTGAAGAGATGTCGCATGATGATTTGGCAGATGATATTGCCAATTATATGAATCATTACGGAATTGAAAAAGCTCACGTTTTAGGACATTCTTTGGGTGGAAAAGCAGTGATGCAGTTCGCAATTAATTACCCTGAAAAAGTAGAAAAATTAATCGTTGTGGATATTTCTCCAAAAGCTTATCCGCCGCATCATCAGGGAATTATCAAAGCTTTGGAAATGGTAGATTTTAATACCGTTGCTTCCAGAGGTGATGTTGAAGCGGTTTTAACTCAATACATTCCTGAGAAATCAACGATTCAGTTTTTAGCTAAAAATCTGTATTGGGAAGAATCTGGTGACAGCAAAAAACTGAACTGGAGATTTAATCTGAAAACACTTGCAGAAAAATACAATCAATTTGTTTCTAATGCAATCAAGTATGGAGTTTTTCGGGGTGAAACTTTATTTATTGCCGGTGAAAAATCAAATTATATTTTACCTCAAGATGAGTTTTCGATTAAACAACAGTTTCCAAAAGCTCAGTTTGTAAAAATTAAAAATGCAGCACATTGGGTTCAGGCAGATAATCCTGTAGATTTTGCAACTGTAGTAAAAGATTTTCTGAATTTAAACAACTAA
- a CDS encoding pyridoxine 5'-phosphate synthase, with product MTKLSVNINKIATLRNARGGETPSVTEAAIKIQEFGAHGITIHPRPDERHITRKDVYDLKPLVTTEYNIEGNPHREFIDMVLNVKPEQVTLVPDADDAITSNAGWDTKKHFDFLKEIIAEFKNAGIRTSIFLDPNPELVESAAKTGADRIELYTEAYAKNYTVNKEEAIKPYYETAVKAAEFGLGINAGHDLSLENLKYFADNIPNLLEVSIGHALVSEALYMGMENTVQAYLKRLAKWA from the coding sequence ATGACAAAACTAAGTGTAAACATTAATAAAATTGCAACGCTGAGAAACGCAAGAGGTGGTGAAACGCCAAGTGTAACAGAAGCTGCAATAAAAATTCAGGAATTCGGTGCACACGGAATCACCATTCATCCAAGACCTGATGAAAGGCACATTACCAGAAAAGATGTATATGATCTAAAACCTTTGGTTACCACCGAATATAATATTGAAGGAAATCCTCACAGGGAATTTATTGACATGGTTTTAAATGTGAAACCGGAACAGGTGACTTTGGTTCCTGACGCAGATGATGCAATTACTTCAAATGCAGGGTGGGATACCAAAAAACACTTTGATTTTTTAAAAGAAATTATTGCTGAATTTAAAAATGCAGGAATCCGTACATCTATTTTTCTTGATCCTAATCCTGAATTGGTAGAGTCTGCTGCAAAAACCGGAGCAGATAGAATTGAACTGTACACAGAAGCGTATGCAAAAAATTATACGGTCAATAAAGAAGAAGCAATTAAACCATATTATGAAACGGCTGTAAAAGCTGCTGAATTCGGTTTAGGAATTAATGCAGGTCACGATTTAAGTTTAGAAAATTTAAAATATTTTGCAGACAATATTCCGAATCTTTTAGAGGTTTCTATTGGTCATGCTTTGGTTTCTGAAGCTTTGTACATGGGAATGGAAAACACGGTTCAGGCATATTTAAAGAGATTAGCAAAATGGGCATAA